In one window of Paraflavitalea soli DNA:
- a CDS encoding PSP1 domain-containing protein: protein MNAFDWLMNLPVSDQDTACKVIEVSFNQGSRKDFFRNATIQNFEKGDLIAVEGISGFDVGEVSLTGEIVRIQMKKRGIGEYDSELKKVLRRASDKDIEIWHQNKAREKEALIQTRAITKQLNLDMKMSEVEIQADGRKATFFYIADDRVDFRELIKILAREFKVKVEMRQIGARQEAAKVGGVGSCGRELCCSTWLTDFKSVNTTAARYQNLSINQSKLSGQCGRLKCCLNYELDTYLDALQHFPDNADLLQVGKGNATLIKKDIFKNIMWYVLPDSNKQYPVSIERVRKIKQLNAQGTIPEQLEPVEITSSKAREVEPEFVDLVGQISLRTLERAEKKKKHHHKENRQQQNRQQQRPQQGGGGQQQQRPQQGNQQQRSQNQQGGQQGSGQQGGGNQGNRQQGGGQQGQNRPQQQQRRDNRQQQQQPKKDDRRPPNPPQKKD from the coding sequence ATGAATGCCTTCGATTGGCTGATGAACCTGCCGGTAAGCGACCAGGATACAGCCTGCAAAGTAATAGAAGTAAGCTTCAACCAGGGCAGCCGGAAAGACTTCTTCCGGAATGCAACCATCCAGAATTTTGAAAAAGGCGACCTGATCGCTGTGGAAGGGATCAGTGGTTTTGATGTAGGTGAAGTGTCCCTCACCGGCGAGATCGTGCGGATCCAGATGAAGAAAAGGGGTATTGGCGAATACGATTCAGAATTAAAGAAAGTACTCCGCCGTGCCTCCGATAAAGATATTGAGATCTGGCACCAGAATAAGGCCCGCGAAAAAGAAGCCCTCATCCAAACCCGGGCCATTACCAAGCAGCTCAACCTCGACATGAAAATGAGTGAAGTGGAAATTCAGGCCGACGGCCGTAAAGCCACTTTCTTCTATATTGCCGATGACCGGGTGGATTTCCGTGAACTGATCAAGATCCTTGCACGCGAATTCAAGGTGAAGGTAGAAATGCGCCAGATAGGCGCCCGCCAGGAAGCTGCCAAAGTAGGTGGTGTAGGTAGCTGCGGCCGTGAACTTTGCTGTAGTACCTGGCTTACCGATTTCAAATCGGTCAATACTACCGCAGCCCGTTACCAAAATCTTTCTATCAATCAAAGTAAGCTCAGCGGTCAGTGCGGACGCCTGAAATGCTGTCTCAACTACGAACTGGATACCTACCTGGATGCCTTGCAGCATTTCCCCGATAATGCAGACCTGCTGCAGGTAGGCAAAGGCAATGCTACCCTCATCAAGAAGGATATCTTCAAAAACATCATGTGGTATGTGTTGCCCGATAGCAACAAGCAATACCCGGTTAGTATTGAAAGAGTACGCAAGATCAAACAACTCAATGCCCAGGGCACCATACCTGAGCAACTGGAACCGGTAGAAATTACCAGCAGTAAAGCCAGGGAAGTAGAACCGGAGTTTGTAGACCTGGTGGGCCAGATCAGCCTGCGTACCCTGGAAAGAGCTGAAAAGAAAAAGAAACACCACCATAAGGAAAACCGCCAGCAGCAAAATCGCCAGCAACAGCGGCCTCAGCAAGGTGGCGGTGGCCAGCAACAACAAAGGCCACAGCAAGGCAACCAACAACAGCGGTCTCAAAACCAACAAGGGGGCCAGCAAGGTAGCGGTCAACAAGGTGGTGGCAACCAGGGCAACCGGCAGCAAGGTGGTGGTCAGCAGGGACAAAATAGACCGCAACAGCAACAGCGGAGAGACAACCGGCAACAGCAACAGCAGCCCAAAAAAGACGACCGTCGTCCACCCAACCCGCCTCAGAAAAAGGACTAA
- a CDS encoding alpha/beta fold hydrolase — MMRSVMVFLILLIIWLVVAPGCMTFRKADKEMIRRFQENGVQLHTSTQRVEGRNIHYAATGNDSLPTIIFIHGTPGSWDAFAGYMQDSLLLAHYRMISIDRPGFGYSDFGKSEHLIRQSELISPVLEKLDNGRPMYLAGHSLGGPLIIQLAADNPLLIQALVMISGSVDPAEEKPEKWRPWLFNTPLNLLVPGAFRPSNKELWYLKKDLVQLQPEFARINCPVFFIHGAADTWVPPGNIAYAKKLLVNAPQIDELIIPGANHFIPWTKFTQIRDVLLRVDAATTHPGLNAQPVVQ, encoded by the coding sequence ATGATGCGATCAGTTATGGTGTTCCTTATATTGCTTATTATATGGCTGGTGGTAGCTCCTGGCTGCATGACCTTCCGCAAGGCAGATAAGGAAATGATCAGGCGTTTCCAGGAGAATGGCGTACAGTTGCATACCTCCACACAAAGAGTAGAAGGCAGGAACATTCACTATGCTGCTACCGGCAATGATAGCCTGCCCACCATCATATTTATACACGGCACACCCGGTAGCTGGGATGCTTTCGCGGGCTACATGCAGGATAGCTTATTGCTGGCGCATTATCGCATGATCTCCATTGACAGGCCGGGATTTGGCTACAGTGATTTTGGAAAATCCGAGCACCTCATCCGCCAGTCGGAACTGATCAGTCCCGTACTGGAGAAATTAGACAATGGCAGGCCCATGTACCTGGCGGGCCATTCACTCGGAGGTCCGCTTATCATTCAACTCGCAGCCGATAATCCTTTGCTCATACAAGCCCTGGTGATGATCTCCGGATCAGTAGATCCTGCGGAAGAAAAGCCGGAAAAATGGCGCCCCTGGCTTTTCAACACGCCTTTGAATTTACTGGTGCCCGGCGCCTTCAGGCCTTCCAATAAAGAATTGTGGTACCTGAAAAAAGACCTGGTACAATTACAACCCGAATTTGCCAGGATCAACTGCCCCGTGTTCTTTATCCATGGCGCTGCCGATACCTGGGTGCCGCCCGGCAATATAGCTTATGCCAAAAAATTACTGGTCAATGCCCCCCAGATCGATGAACTCATCATACCGGGCGCCAATCACTTCATACCCTGGACCAAATTTACCCAGATACGTGATGTACTACTCCGCGTAGACGCAGCAACCACACATCCCGGATTAAATGCGCAGCCCGTTGTACAATAA
- a CDS encoding PKD domain-containing protein, whose protein sequence is MVNKAAVYTIRSLVLRIGVCLGLLFMAAPSFSQTTANFTISKKEGCIPLSGVNFTDASTGGTVTRRDWNLGNGTIINNGAATVGTNYLTDGTFTVTLTVTFSNGDTRTKQDFIMVHPKPVAKFSANEREGCSPHAVQFTSLATTKTGTVTNWLWDFGAGGSSQPNPAFTYNVNGNYNVSLIVTNSWGCESEAAIEPQYIKVYPKVNAAFTIPNNSSCDIPFTTSFVNGTTGGGTITYLWDFGDGQTSTDPNPSHTYTATGAYTVTLTARNGTNCVSTFSRSGSNGILAGKPTPSITAPVNVCANTAASFTGGVTPAAFLYTVKWLFPDNGAVQYGQNTSHTFTTPGTYEITMVAFNAAGCNDTALHTITVGPGPKPNFTVDRAIGCDTPFVARFTNTSLPATGLTWDWNFGDGSPHSSLTDPVHIYKLPGYYTITLTATDPLTGCTAVMQKRDTIRIVKPVVDFTYTPPDGCRPLPVKATARLTNIVDPVVSYVWDFGDGPPVVTTVDNATHTYTVAGSYNIKLKIITQQGCTDSSIARPVSVADLCDDDGSGGGDGGGGAGFVMGKTCDEKYIITFTDTVSNSQTLSWDFGDGSPLYTTSPVSPVTHTFPTTAKKYVVIVTRRNTVTNVTSSAQVRVVIIDEKANFVPSITDICRNKTINFATIGIDSSNINKYTWDYGDGTPRYTINNRAYFLNYGKYLNGNTSHTYTDAGTYYVKLIIEDKLGCLDSFQYAIPVVVKGPVSGFEGTPLTTCEKELITVFKDTSIQNGATPIVEWTWNFGDGTPAYTTTRDTAISHTYTNNSYYRSWHVTLNIKDAAGCEAQAITYNYVKSYRPQASIFSYDTLKCGSTNVFLYNQSSAYNATYTWCFGDGTSANSYHASHTYSTNGEYDIKLVVKDENGCADSVTTAAYIKLVKPKANFIVGDTSKCAPIAINFYDSSTYANKYVWDFGDGGTGSTDKDPAPHIYAVPGFYPVKIIITGVSGCVDSITKIIRVKGPIGRLSVGPAIGCTPYTLPMRVTGSNISSYAWDYGDGTPVQASQNDVVNHIYPLAGKFLPNVILTSPEGCPYTLKATDTIIVDSARARFSINRPLRCLTDRTIQFTNLSEAAFGAVSWKWLFGDNQTSTAQNPAHTYRTDGDYEVALIVQSRYGCIDTLTQAKAVSIRQQPAALFKADSIYCSPGIKTFTNQVRSVDPIDHVAWYVDGAFAGNTASLIHPLTAGTHTIALAATTINGCVDSAAHRIRADSLVAAYTIDKGIRCGDDRTIPFNNRSTAFFGTAAWKWDLGDNTISADADPVHTYATPGSYNTSLILYGNTGCNDTVSLAQPVKIYTKPVFNIVGEVEKCAQTTLDYTANIQSEDSISQYTWKLNNSSISYNDSVTYYFANAGDYNLAFTVHTKYGCEETADTSITIRPLPVPGASPQDTTVCIGSPVPLHTTDGTQFSWWPQTNLQQPNTAGPVATALTNVRYYVQVINRFGCIQRDSVMIHVDQKVNLQHSDDAIICRGQRTRLSANGNAQQFAWTPVTGLNDPFIASPWASPLQTTTYQVVGFSTNTCPNDTGAVTVTVGSIPTVDLGPDLRIDAGLPIDFKPIVSNDVISYLWQPATGLSCNACSGPRLIADKDASYRLTVRTQYNCEASDEIRITVTCGKGAVYIPNAFTPNGDGANDVFFIKGYGIQKVKSLRIFNRWGQIVFSRENSSPNDKNAGWDGRFKGQPAASGAYVYVAEVVCNEGKALPLKGTVMLLK, encoded by the coding sequence ATGGTCAATAAGGCTGCAGTCTATACCATCCGTTCACTAGTCCTTCGCATCGGTGTATGCCTGGGCCTTTTATTCATGGCTGCCCCCTCTTTTTCCCAAACCACTGCCAACTTCACCATCAGCAAAAAAGAAGGCTGCATACCGCTCAGTGGTGTCAACTTTACCGATGCCTCCACTGGCGGCACTGTCACGCGCCGCGACTGGAACCTGGGCAATGGCACCATCATCAACAATGGCGCAGCTACAGTAGGTACCAACTACCTCACAGATGGCACTTTTACAGTTACCCTCACGGTTACTTTTTCCAATGGCGATACACGTACCAAACAGGACTTTATTATGGTACATCCCAAACCAGTAGCAAAATTCAGTGCCAACGAAAGAGAAGGCTGTTCACCACATGCTGTCCAGTTTACCAGCCTGGCTACTACCAAAACCGGCACGGTCACCAACTGGTTATGGGACTTCGGGGCCGGCGGCAGCAGTCAGCCCAATCCCGCCTTTACCTATAATGTAAACGGCAATTACAATGTTTCCCTGATCGTTACCAATAGCTGGGGATGCGAAAGCGAAGCAGCTATTGAACCCCAATACATCAAAGTATATCCAAAGGTGAATGCCGCTTTCACCATTCCCAATAACAGCAGTTGCGATATCCCTTTTACCACCTCTTTTGTCAATGGAACTACCGGGGGCGGCACCATTACCTATCTCTGGGATTTTGGCGATGGACAAACCTCCACCGATCCCAATCCCAGTCACACCTACACGGCTACCGGCGCTTATACCGTAACCCTCACGGCCAGGAACGGCACCAATTGCGTGAGCACCTTTTCAAGGTCGGGGAGTAACGGGATACTGGCAGGCAAACCAACACCATCCATCACAGCACCTGTAAACGTATGCGCCAATACAGCTGCCAGTTTCACAGGAGGCGTTACCCCGGCGGCTTTTCTCTACACCGTCAAATGGCTGTTTCCCGACAACGGCGCTGTCCAGTATGGCCAAAACACTTCGCATACCTTTACCACGCCCGGCACTTATGAAATAACCATGGTGGCCTTCAACGCTGCAGGCTGCAACGACACCGCCCTGCACACGATTACCGTAGGACCTGGACCCAAACCCAACTTTACAGTCGACAGGGCCATTGGCTGCGATACACCATTCGTTGCCCGGTTTACCAATACCAGCCTGCCAGCAACAGGGCTCACCTGGGACTGGAACTTTGGCGATGGCTCACCACACTCCAGTTTAACAGATCCAGTGCACATTTATAAGCTACCGGGCTATTACACCATTACCCTCACCGCTACCGATCCCCTTACCGGCTGCACTGCTGTGATGCAAAAAAGAGATACCATCCGCATTGTAAAGCCTGTTGTTGATTTCACTTACACACCACCCGATGGCTGCAGGCCACTTCCCGTAAAAGCAACGGCACGCCTGACCAATATAGTAGACCCCGTAGTGAGCTATGTATGGGACTTTGGTGATGGGCCGCCGGTGGTTACCACGGTCGACAATGCCACCCATACCTACACAGTAGCCGGGAGCTACAATATCAAACTGAAGATCATTACTCAGCAGGGATGTACGGACAGTTCCATCGCCAGGCCAGTTAGTGTTGCCGACCTCTGTGATGATGACGGCTCCGGGGGTGGAGACGGCGGCGGGGGTGCAGGTTTTGTGATGGGCAAAACCTGCGACGAGAAATACATCATTACGTTTACCGATACCGTCAGCAATTCCCAAACGCTGAGCTGGGACTTTGGCGATGGATCGCCCCTGTACACTACCTCACCGGTAAGCCCCGTCACACATACCTTTCCCACTACAGCCAAAAAGTATGTGGTGATCGTTACCAGGCGCAATACAGTAACGAATGTCACCTCCTCAGCGCAGGTACGGGTAGTGATCATTGATGAAAAGGCAAACTTCGTACCCTCCATTACCGATATCTGCCGTAATAAAACAATCAACTTTGCTACCATCGGTATCGACTCTTCCAACATCAACAAATACACCTGGGATTATGGCGATGGCACCCCACGCTATACCATCAACAACAGGGCCTATTTCCTCAACTACGGCAAATACCTAAATGGCAATACCTCCCACACCTACACGGATGCAGGAACCTATTATGTCAAGTTGATCATCGAGGATAAGCTGGGCTGTCTCGACTCCTTCCAGTATGCCATTCCTGTGGTGGTAAAAGGGCCCGTATCAGGCTTCGAAGGAACTCCGCTCACCACCTGTGAGAAAGAACTCATTACTGTTTTCAAGGATACTTCTATTCAGAATGGCGCTACGCCCATTGTTGAATGGACCTGGAATTTTGGCGATGGTACACCCGCCTATACCACTACCCGGGATACAGCCATCAGTCATACCTATACCAACAACAGTTATTACCGTAGCTGGCATGTTACCCTCAATATCAAAGATGCGGCCGGCTGCGAGGCGCAAGCCATCACCTATAACTATGTCAAAAGCTATCGGCCGCAGGCGTCGATCTTTAGCTATGATACCCTCAAATGCGGCAGCACCAACGTATTCCTGTACAACCAGTCCTCTGCTTATAACGCTACCTATACCTGGTGTTTTGGCGATGGCACATCCGCCAACAGCTACCATGCATCCCATACCTACAGCACCAATGGCGAGTATGATATTAAACTGGTGGTAAAAGATGAAAATGGCTGTGCCGACAGTGTGACCACGGCTGCTTACATCAAACTGGTAAAACCCAAGGCCAATTTTATAGTAGGCGATACCAGCAAGTGCGCGCCCATAGCCATCAATTTCTATGATAGTTCCACCTATGCCAATAAGTATGTATGGGATTTTGGCGATGGTGGTACAGGCTCTACCGACAAAGACCCTGCTCCCCATATCTATGCGGTGCCCGGGTTCTATCCCGTCAAGATCATCATCACCGGTGTAAGCGGCTGTGTGGATTCCATCACAAAGATCATTCGAGTAAAAGGGCCTATTGGCCGCTTATCTGTGGGGCCGGCTATTGGCTGTACACCCTACACCCTGCCCATGCGTGTAACGGGCAGCAATATCAGCTCCTATGCCTGGGATTACGGCGATGGTACGCCTGTGCAGGCCTCCCAGAACGATGTGGTCAACCATATCTATCCCCTGGCAGGCAAGTTTCTGCCCAATGTGATCTTAACAAGCCCCGAAGGCTGTCCCTATACCTTGAAAGCGACAGATACCATTATTGTTGATTCCGCACGTGCACGTTTCTCCATCAACAGGCCATTGCGCTGCCTCACCGACAGAACGATCCAGTTCACCAACTTGTCCGAAGCTGCCTTTGGCGCCGTATCCTGGAAATGGTTGTTTGGCGACAACCAAACCTCTACCGCCCAAAACCCTGCGCACACGTATCGCACGGATGGCGACTACGAAGTAGCGCTCATCGTGCAAAGCCGCTATGGATGTATAGATACCCTCACCCAGGCAAAAGCTGTAAGTATCCGCCAGCAACCCGCTGCGCTTTTCAAGGCAGATAGTATTTACTGTAGTCCCGGTATCAAAACATTTACCAACCAGGTACGCAGTGTAGACCCCATCGATCATGTGGCCTGGTATGTAGATGGCGCCTTCGCCGGCAATACCGCCAGCCTCATCCATCCCCTCACAGCGGGCACCCACACCATTGCATTGGCAGCTACCACCATCAATGGTTGTGTCGATTCTGCTGCCCACCGCATACGGGCCGATTCGCTGGTAGCTGCTTATACTATTGACAAAGGTATCCGCTGTGGTGACGACAGGACCATTCCTTTCAACAACCGGTCTACCGCCTTCTTTGGCACGGCTGCCTGGAAATGGGACCTGGGTGATAACACGATATCGGCAGATGCAGATCCCGTGCACACCTATGCAACACCCGGCTCTTACAATACTTCTCTCATCCTGTACGGCAATACCGGCTGCAATGATACCGTAAGCCTGGCCCAACCGGTGAAGATCTATACCAAACCTGTTTTTAATATCGTGGGCGAGGTAGAAAAATGTGCACAGACCACCCTTGACTATACTGCCAATATCCAATCAGAGGACAGCATTAGTCAATATACCTGGAAACTCAACAACAGCAGCATCAGCTACAACGATAGTGTGACCTACTATTTTGCCAATGCAGGCGATTATAACCTGGCATTTACGGTCCATACAAAATATGGGTGTGAAGAAACAGCCGACACCTCCATCACCATCCGCCCGCTTCCAGTGCCCGGGGCCTCTCCACAGGATACTACTGTCTGCATAGGAAGCCCTGTTCCTTTACATACCACCGATGGCACACAATTCAGCTGGTGGCCACAAACCAATTTACAGCAGCCCAATACTGCCGGCCCCGTAGCTACGGCGTTGACCAATGTGCGTTATTATGTACAAGTCATCAATCGCTTTGGTTGCATACAACGGGATAGTGTTATGATCCATGTAGACCAAAAGGTAAACCTGCAGCACAGTGATGATGCTATTATTTGCCGGGGGCAGCGCACACGCCTTTCCGCCAATGGTAATGCACAACAATTTGCCTGGACGCCGGTCACCGGTCTCAATGATCCCTTTATTGCCTCGCCCTGGGCGTCACCCTTGCAAACGACTACTTACCAGGTAGTGGGTTTCAGCACCAATACCTGTCCCAATGATACGGGTGCCGTTACTGTCACCGTGGGCAGCATCCCCACTGTTGATCTTGGGCCCGATCTTAGGATAGACGCAGGGCTGCCTATCGACTTCAAGCCAATCGTCAGCAATGATGTGATCAGCTATCTCTGGCAGCCTGCCACCGGTCTCAGCTGCAATGCCTGTAGCGGCCCCCGCCTCATTGCCGATAAAGATGCCAGCTATCGCCTCACCGTGCGTACCCAATACAATTGTGAAGCATCCGATGAGATCCGCATTACTGTCACCTGTGGCAAGGGAGCGGTATATATTCCAAATGCTTTTACGCCCAATGGCGACGGTGCCAATGATGTTTTCTTTATTAAAGGATATGGCATCCAAAAAGTAAAAAGCCTCCGCATCTTCAATCGCTGGGGGCAGATCGTATTCAGCAGGGAAAACAGTTCACCCAATGATAAAAACGCCGGCTGGGATGGCAGGTTCAAAGGACAGCCAGCCGCTTCAGGCGCTTACGTATATGTAGCAGAAGTGGTGTGCAACGAAGGCAAGGCCCTTCCCCTGAAAGGGACCGTCATGCTGCTGAAATAA
- a CDS encoding Bax inhibitor-1/YccA family protein, which produces MALFKSGNPALSEKIFDKAIGTQHTDVMSVRGTLNKFGILFLLVMATAGLAWKMAASGVNVMPYMIGSAIVGFILALVTIFKPQWAGYTAPLYALAEGFFLGTISSYYNFAFAKLAPNIIMQAVGLTFGVVLAMFALYYFRVIQATERFKSIVITATVGIGIFYLIAIVLRLFGISIPFIHEGSTIGIIFSLVVVGIAALNLILDFDMIEQGAQRGAPKFMEWYGAFGLLVTIVWLYLEILRLLAKLSDRR; this is translated from the coding sequence ATGGCCCTATTCAAATCCGGTAATCCGGCATTAAGTGAAAAGATCTTCGATAAAGCCATTGGCACACAGCACACCGATGTAATGTCTGTGCGTGGCACCCTTAACAAATTTGGTATCCTTTTCTTACTCGTTATGGCAACTGCCGGCCTCGCCTGGAAAATGGCTGCCTCCGGCGTAAATGTCATGCCTTATATGATAGGGTCTGCCATAGTCGGATTTATCCTGGCTTTGGTGACCATCTTTAAACCACAGTGGGCGGGCTATACAGCTCCGCTGTATGCCCTGGCAGAAGGATTCTTTTTAGGCACGATCTCTTCTTATTACAATTTCGCATTTGCTAAACTTGCGCCTAATATTATTATGCAGGCTGTAGGCCTCACCTTTGGTGTGGTACTGGCTATGTTTGCACTGTATTATTTCCGGGTAATACAGGCTACCGAAAGGTTCAAATCCATAGTGATAACAGCTACAGTGGGTATTGGTATCTTTTACCTGATAGCAATCGTACTGAGACTTTTTGGTATCAGTATCCCTTTCATTCATGAAGGCAGCACCATCGGCATTATCTTCTCGCTGGTAGTAGTAGGTATTGCCGCCCTCAACCTCATCCTTGATTTCGACATGATCGAACAAGGTGCTCAACGCGGTGCTCCCAAATTCATGGAATGGTATGGCGCCTTTGGATTGCTCGTAACCATTGTTTGGTTGTACCTCGAGATCCTGCGCCTGCTGGCTAAACTGTCGGACAGAAGGTAA
- a CDS encoding NAD(P)/FAD-dependent oxidoreductase, translating into METTSTIPKGLFDVIIVGGSYAGLAAAMTLGRSLRRVLIVDSGLPCNRQTPHSHNFITQDGEKPGAIAQLALKQVLAYPTVQFIQGKVTEAQRNGDHFTIKAASGEQYTASKLLFATGIADIMPNLPGFAACWGISVLHCPYCHGYEVKGNKLAVLANGEMAFEYVRLLHQWSQNLVLLTNGSSTLGAALTDKLQQHNIPIIETPLQELVHNDGYITAIRLADGSVLEVDAMFHKPAFRQHCDIPEALGCTRTEQGFLQADEFGKTNVPGVYVAGDNSSMMRSVAAAAAAGNKAGAWINKELVEERF; encoded by the coding sequence ATGGAGACAACAAGTACCATTCCCAAAGGATTATTTGATGTGATCATTGTTGGCGGAAGCTATGCCGGCCTGGCTGCTGCCATGACCCTTGGCAGGTCATTGCGCAGGGTGTTAATAGTGGACAGCGGTTTGCCCTGCAACCGGCAAACGCCCCACTCCCATAATTTCATCACCCAGGATGGTGAGAAGCCCGGAGCTATTGCCCAGCTTGCGTTGAAACAGGTGCTGGCCTATCCCACTGTGCAATTTATCCAGGGAAAGGTGACAGAGGCACAGCGCAACGGAGATCATTTTACTATCAAGGCGGCATCGGGAGAGCAGTATACAGCTTCGAAATTATTATTTGCCACCGGCATAGCGGACATTATGCCCAACCTGCCTGGCTTTGCTGCCTGCTGGGGCATTTCTGTACTGCATTGCCCCTATTGTCACGGGTATGAAGTAAAGGGAAATAAGCTGGCCGTATTAGCCAATGGAGAGATGGCTTTTGAATATGTGCGGCTCTTACACCAGTGGAGTCAGAACCTGGTCTTATTGACCAATGGCTCCTCTACGCTGGGGGCAGCATTAACGGATAAATTACAACAACATAATATCCCTATTATTGAAACACCCCTTCAGGAGTTGGTACATAACGATGGTTATATAACTGCCATTCGCCTGGCTGATGGATCGGTGCTGGAAGTAGATGCAATGTTTCACAAGCCGGCTTTTCGGCAACATTGCGATATCCCTGAAGCATTGGGGTGTACGCGCACGGAGCAGGGTTTTCTGCAGGCAGATGAGTTTGGGAAAACAAATGTGCCGGGCGTATACGTAGCAGGTGATAATTCGAGCATGATGCGTTCGGTAGCTGCAGCAGCGGCGGCCGGCAATAAAGCAGGCGCCTGGATCAATAAGGAGCTGGTAGAAGAACGTTTTTAA